The segment CGAGTGGCAGCAGGAGCGCCACAACTACCGTCTGATCAACGTGGAGAGCGGCAAGTGCCTGGAGATCGCGGACTTCTCGCATGCCGACGGCGCTCGTGCCCAGCAGTGGACGTGCGCCAACGTCGGCTCCCAGATCTGGGACTTCCCGTACGCCAGCTACCGGCGGACGATGATCTACAACTTCCACAGCGGCAAGGCCCTGGAGATCGCCGACGGCTCGCGGGCCAACGGGGCCCGCGCGCAGCAGTGGCAGGTTCCCTACATCGTCCCGAACCACATGCAGTGGGATTTCTGAAGCAACGGGTGTGGCGAGGACTCGCCACATGGCCACCCATGCGGGGGATGGCCAGCAGTGATTACGCTCCGTAACGTTCGGGGTGTTCACGCCGTCCGTCCCAGGAGGTCCCCATGCGCCTGCTCGCCGCTGCCCTGGCATGCGCGGCCGCGA is part of the Streptomyces sp. NBC_00250 genome and harbors:
- a CDS encoding RICIN domain-containing protein, whose amino-acid sequence is MSHRVRLPRFLRALTGAALLAVVTVAPASAGGGVELRPSIFPPDGHVGRLVNVGTGKCLEIADGSHADGARAQQWDCVGVRQQSWRWELRGIWYDEWQQERHNYRLINVESGKCLEIADFSHADGARAQQWTCANVGSQIWDFPYASYRRTMIYNFHSGKALEIADGSRANGARAQQWQVPYIVPNHMQWDF